The following are encoded together in the Janthinobacterium sp. Marseille genome:
- a CDS encoding phosphatase PAP2 family protein, protein MINSLQRYFCKPDQQLLSIRNYLYRERLKTMVCLLGIILPFTLFCFVADKIEHGGLLALERAFLWSLRVQAQSLFSDFAEWMSMLVTVLSVCMLCYLLYRQLWRTALFWLLAIAGAATLGNVMKGLIQRARPELWLDTAATSFGFPSGHATHSMAIVIALLVLLRLSSWHTTALLIGLVFAALVGLSRMYLGYHYPSDILAGWMLALFWVMTLRILFKHSYLTLDHKHRLG, encoded by the coding sequence ATGATTAATTCGCTTCAGCGTTACTTCTGCAAACCGGACCAACAACTTTTATCGATACGTAATTACCTGTATCGCGAACGTCTGAAAACTATGGTGTGCCTGCTGGGCATCATATTGCCCTTTACCTTGTTCTGCTTCGTGGCAGACAAGATAGAGCACGGCGGCCTGCTGGCGCTGGAACGCGCTTTCCTATGGTCACTGCGGGTACAGGCACAATCATTGTTCAGTGATTTTGCCGAATGGATGTCGATGCTGGTAACGGTATTGAGCGTCTGCATGCTGTGCTATCTACTGTATCGACAACTCTGGCGTACAGCCTTGTTCTGGCTGCTGGCGATTGCCGGTGCCGCCACCCTCGGCAATGTGATGAAAGGATTGATACAGCGGGCGCGCCCCGAGTTGTGGCTGGATACCGCGGCAACTTCATTTGGTTTCCCGAGCGGGCATGCGACGCATTCGATGGCGATCGTCATTGCATTGCTGGTGTTGTTGCGCCTCAGCAGTTGGCATACGACAGCATTGCTAATAGGCCTGGTATTCGCGGCACTCGTTGGGCTGAGCCGCATGTATCTCGGTTATCACTATCCGAGCGATATTCTGGCCGGCTGGATGCTGGCCTTGTTCTGGGTAATGACATTGCGCATTTTATTCAAGCACAGCTATCTGACGCTGGACCACAAGCACCGCTTGGGATGA
- a CDS encoding helix-turn-helix domain-containing protein, producing MTYEKLIELVMKGRSVNATAKALGIPQKTFEGYVKQRSFPNCSSTIVLANEAGVELGEAVKAVSKKELEVKTKSQYVAAALDKLAVSFNALLSIAKAAKSKDLAAT from the coding sequence ATGACTTACGAAAAATTGATAGAGTTGGTAATGAAGGGGCGGAGTGTGAACGCCACGGCGAAGGCGCTCGGAATTCCTCAAAAGACATTCGAAGGCTATGTAAAACAGCGCAGCTTTCCGAACTGTAGCAGCACCATCGTGCTTGCAAATGAAGCAGGCGTAGAACTTGGAGAAGCAGTAAAAGCTGTGAGCAAAAAAGAGCTGGAAGTGAAAACAAAAAGCCAATATGTGGCGGCAGCGTTAGACAAATTGGCCGTGTCTTTTAATGCCCTACTAAGCATCGCGAAGGCTGCTAAATCGAAGGATTTGGCGGCTACTTAG
- a CDS encoding TolC family protein: MYRYLLPLGIAALALAPAFAQTYGPVESGLTANRIVEPADGLTLEAALKLALDGNADLSAARNEAAAVDATIRQAGLIPNPEVSVQLEGAQRDTRTTTWLVNQPIELGGKRTARINAASRAYDTAYADLNSKRAEIRALVITAFFNVLNAQERLRLAEASLQLAQRGSLVASRRVAAGKVSPVEETKARVAEANVRLELSQAKSELVIARKRLAATWGNAVPRFQLAQGNVESLPVLPQWPELNARLNQSPLLIRTRHELERLQAVAEVEKSRRIPDVTVSMGVKKNGDAGNQAVVGLSIPFPMFDRNQGNILEALRRVDKARDELNATEIRLDGELAQAYERLNTTRIEADTLQRDILPGAQSAYDAATTGFEFGKFNFLDVLDAQRTLLQARSQYLRTLAEAHSAAAEIDRILGAPDYANKP, translated from the coding sequence ATGTACAGGTATTTATTGCCGCTGGGCATAGCCGCGCTTGCGCTGGCACCGGCGTTTGCACAGACTTACGGACCGGTTGAAAGCGGCTTGACCGCGAACCGTATCGTAGAACCGGCTGACGGGCTGACGCTGGAGGCCGCGCTGAAGCTGGCGCTGGACGGCAATGCCGATCTGTCCGCTGCGCGTAATGAAGCGGCGGCAGTCGATGCGACGATACGACAGGCCGGACTGATACCCAATCCAGAGGTCTCGGTACAGCTTGAAGGCGCGCAGCGTGACACACGCACCACTACCTGGCTGGTCAACCAGCCGATAGAGCTCGGTGGCAAGCGTACCGCGCGTATCAATGCCGCCAGTCGTGCTTACGACACTGCGTATGCCGATTTGAACAGCAAGCGTGCAGAAATACGCGCGCTCGTCATTACGGCTTTCTTCAATGTCCTGAATGCACAAGAGCGCTTGCGCCTTGCCGAGGCTTCGCTGCAACTGGCACAACGCGGCAGCCTGGTGGCATCGCGTCGGGTCGCGGCAGGGAAGGTGTCGCCAGTCGAAGAAACCAAGGCTCGTGTGGCGGAAGCGAATGTGCGACTGGAACTGAGCCAGGCGAAAAGCGAACTTGTCATCGCCCGTAAACGACTGGCCGCGACCTGGGGTAATGCTGTGCCACGCTTCCAGCTGGCCCAAGGCAATGTGGAAAGCCTGCCTGTACTACCGCAGTGGCCGGAACTGAATGCACGCCTGAACCAGTCGCCGTTGCTGATACGTACACGGCATGAACTGGAGCGCCTGCAAGCGGTAGCAGAGGTCGAAAAGAGCCGTCGCATACCGGATGTAACCGTCAGCATGGGGGTGAAAAAGAATGGCGATGCAGGCAACCAGGCTGTGGTCGGCCTGTCGATTCCATTTCCCATGTTTGACCGCAACCAGGGCAATATCCTGGAAGCCTTGCGTCGTGTCGACAAGGCACGGGATGAGTTGAACGCGACGGAAATCCGGCTCGATGGCGAGCTGGCACAAGCATATGAACGCCTGAATACCACACGGATAGAAGCCGACACCTTGCAGCGCGACATCCTGCCGGGTGCGCAAAGCGCCTATGACGCCGCGACTACCGGTTTTGAATTCGGCAAATTCAACTTCCTTGATGTACTGGACGCGCAACGCACCTTGCTGCAAGCCAGGTCGCAGTACCTGCGCACTTTAGCCGAAGCACACAGCGCCGCCGCCGAGATCGATCGCATCCTCGGTGCGCCTGACTATGCCAACAAGCCATAA
- a CDS encoding CusA/CzcA family heavy metal efflux RND transporter, with amino-acid sequence MFERLISFAIAQRWLVMLAVSGMAAFGIYNYQKLPIDAVPDITNVQVQINTAAPGYSPLETEQRITYPIETVMAGLPHLEQTRSLSRYGLSQITVIFKDGTDIYFARQMISERIQEARQNLPPGITPAMGPISTGLGEIYLWTVEAKEGAKKPDGSAYTPTDLREIQDWIIKPQLRNVPGVTEINTIGGFAKEYQVAPVAERLASYGLNLQDIVTALERNNGNVGAGYIEKRGEQLLIRAPGQVQSIADIGNIILGNVQGVPIRIRDVGEVQIGRELRTGAATENGREVVLGTVFMLIGQNSRTVSQAVDKKMVEINRSLPEGVQAVTVYDRTVLVDKAINTVKKNLLEGAVLVIVVLFLFLGNFRAALITAMVIPLSMLFTFSGMVTYKVSANLMSLGALDFGIIVDGAVVIVENCVRRLAHAQAGKGRPLNRSERFQEVFAAAKEARRPLIFGQLIIMVVYLPIFALSGVEGRMFHPMAFTVVIALVGAMILSITFIPAAVALFIGDKVAEKENVLMQAAKRWYAPALDYVMANKPVVLTFAFVLVLLSGLLATRMGSEFVPNLNEGDIAIQSLRIPGTSLTQSVEMQKQLEVALKQAHPEIERIVSRTGTAEIASDPMPPNISDGLVMLKPEADWPEPKKSRDELLQAIRDTVAKLPGNNYEFSQPIQLRFNELISGVRSDVAVKLFGDDMEVLNDTAARIATVLGKIPGAAEVKVEQTTGLPMLTVNIDREKTARYGLNVADVQDTIATATGGKEAGTLFQGDRRFDILVRLPENVRNDLEAIKRLPLPLPREQGGAARTSYIPLGEVATLDVAPGPNQVSRENGKRRIVVSANVRGRDIGSFVSDAEQQIEQQVKIPAGYWMSWGGQFEQLQSATERLQLVIPVALALVFTLLFVMFGNMKDGLLVFSGIPFALTGGIIALWLRDIPISISAAVGFIALSGVAVLNGLVMISFIRSLREEGHALAAAVREGALTRLRPVLMTALVASLGFVPMAIATGTGAEVQRPLATVVIGGILSSTMLTLLVLPLLYRMAYRKEEEAEVTANS; translated from the coding sequence ATGTTTGAACGTCTCATTAGCTTTGCGATAGCGCAACGCTGGCTGGTCATGCTGGCGGTAAGCGGCATGGCTGCATTCGGCATATACAACTACCAAAAGCTGCCTATCGATGCGGTACCTGACATTACCAATGTACAGGTGCAAATCAATACGGCGGCACCCGGTTATTCGCCGCTGGAAACCGAGCAAAGGATTACCTATCCGATAGAAACGGTGATGGCCGGCTTGCCACACCTGGAGCAGACCCGTTCCTTGTCTCGTTATGGGCTGTCGCAGATTACGGTGATTTTCAAGGATGGCACCGATATCTACTTTGCGCGCCAGATGATCAGTGAACGGATACAGGAAGCGCGGCAAAACCTGCCGCCGGGCATCACGCCTGCGATGGGACCGATTTCAACCGGCCTTGGCGAGATCTACCTGTGGACGGTAGAAGCGAAGGAGGGCGCGAAGAAACCGGATGGCTCCGCCTACACGCCGACCGACCTGCGCGAAATCCAGGACTGGATCATCAAACCTCAATTGCGTAATGTACCGGGCGTTACCGAAATCAATACGATAGGCGGCTTTGCGAAGGAGTACCAGGTTGCACCGGTAGCCGAGCGCCTGGCGTCCTATGGCTTGAACCTGCAGGATATCGTCACGGCGCTGGAGCGCAATAACGGCAATGTCGGTGCCGGTTACATCGAAAAACGCGGCGAACAATTACTGATACGAGCACCGGGCCAGGTACAGTCGATCGCCGATATCGGCAACATCATCCTCGGCAATGTACAGGGTGTGCCTATCCGCATCCGCGATGTCGGCGAAGTGCAGATCGGGCGTGAGTTGCGTACCGGAGCCGCGACCGAGAATGGTCGCGAAGTCGTGCTGGGTACGGTCTTCATGCTGATAGGACAGAACAGCCGCACCGTTTCGCAAGCGGTCGACAAAAAGATGGTAGAGATCAATCGCAGCCTGCCCGAGGGTGTGCAGGCGGTGACCGTGTATGACCGCACGGTCTTGGTCGATAAAGCCATCAATACAGTGAAGAAAAACCTGCTGGAAGGTGCGGTACTGGTTATCGTGGTGCTCTTCCTCTTCCTTGGCAACTTCCGCGCCGCCCTGATTACCGCGATGGTGATCCCGCTTTCCATGTTGTTTACCTTCAGCGGTATGGTGACGTACAAAGTCAGTGCCAACCTGATGAGCCTGGGTGCGCTCGACTTCGGCATCATCGTCGATGGCGCGGTAGTGATTGTGGAGAACTGTGTGCGCCGGCTGGCACATGCACAGGCGGGCAAGGGAAGGCCGCTGAACCGCAGCGAACGCTTCCAAGAAGTGTTTGCAGCCGCAAAGGAAGCACGGCGTCCGCTGATTTTTGGCCAGTTGATCATCATGGTGGTCTACCTGCCTATCTTCGCGCTGAGTGGCGTGGAAGGACGCATGTTCCATCCGATGGCCTTCACCGTCGTGATCGCACTGGTTGGCGCGATGATCCTGTCCATCACCTTCATCCCGGCCGCGGTTGCACTCTTTATCGGTGACAAGGTCGCGGAAAAGGAAAACGTGTTGATGCAGGCCGCCAAACGCTGGTATGCACCGGCGCTGGATTATGTGATGGCGAACAAGCCGGTGGTGCTGACCTTTGCCTTTGTCCTGGTCCTGTTGTCCGGCCTGCTGGCGACGCGCATGGGTAGCGAGTTTGTGCCTAACCTGAACGAAGGCGATATCGCGATCCAATCCTTGCGCATCCCCGGCACCAGCCTGACGCAATCGGTGGAAATGCAAAAGCAGCTGGAAGTCGCATTGAAGCAAGCGCATCCGGAAATTGAACGCATCGTATCAAGGACCGGTACGGCCGAAATCGCATCCGATCCGATGCCGCCGAATATTTCCGACGGGCTGGTCATGCTCAAGCCGGAAGCTGACTGGCCGGAGCCGAAGAAATCACGCGATGAATTATTGCAGGCGATACGCGATACCGTCGCCAAGCTGCCAGGCAATAACTATGAGTTTTCGCAGCCTATCCAGTTGCGCTTCAATGAACTGATTTCCGGCGTGCGTAGTGATGTGGCGGTCAAATTATTTGGCGATGACATGGAAGTGCTGAACGATACGGCGGCCAGGATCGCAACGGTGCTGGGCAAGATACCGGGCGCGGCCGAAGTGAAGGTGGAGCAGACCACCGGCCTGCCTATGCTGACCGTGAATATCGACCGCGAAAAAACCGCACGCTATGGTTTAAATGTGGCCGATGTGCAGGACACGATTGCCACTGCCACAGGCGGCAAGGAAGCGGGCACGCTGTTCCAGGGCGACCGCCGTTTCGATATCCTGGTGCGCCTGCCGGAAAACGTGCGTAATGACCTCGAAGCCATCAAGCGCCTGCCTTTGCCCTTGCCGCGTGAGCAGGGTGGGGCAGCGCGTACCAGTTACATCCCGCTCGGCGAAGTCGCCACGCTGGACGTGGCACCGGGGCCGAACCAGGTCAGCCGCGAAAACGGCAAGCGCCGCATCGTGGTCAGTGCCAATGTACGCGGACGTGACATTGGCTCTTTCGTCTCGGACGCTGAACAGCAAATCGAACAGCAAGTCAAAATCCCGGCCGGTTACTGGATGAGCTGGGGCGGCCAGTTCGAGCAATTGCAATCAGCTACCGAGCGCCTGCAACTGGTCATCCCGGTTGCGCTGGCGCTGGTCTTCACTTTGCTGTTCGTCATGTTTGGCAATATGAAAGACGGCTTGCTGGTCTTCAGCGGAATACCGTTTGCGTTAACAGGTGGCATCATCGCGCTCTGGTTGCGCGATATCCCCATCTCCATTTCGGCGGCGGTCGGTTTTATTGCCCTGTCGGGGGTGGCGGTGCTGAACGGCCTGGTGATGATTTCCTTTATCCGCAGCTTGCGCGAAGAAGGGCATGCGCTGGCGGCTGCCGTGCGCGAAGGCGCCTTGACGCGCCTGCGTCCGGTGCTGATGACGGCGCTGGTGGCTTCGCTCGGTTTCGTCCCTATGGCGATTGCCACAGGTACCGGCGCTGAGGTGCAGCGGCCGCTGGCGACTGTGGTGATAGGTGGCATCCTGTCGTCTACCATGCTGACGTTGCTGGTATTGCCATTGTTGTATCGGATGGCTTATCGCAAGGAAGAGGAGGCTGAAGTCACTGCAAATAGCTGA
- a CDS encoding helix-turn-helix transcriptional regulator — MKSVKYLEQVQHKYELKNDAALAEKLKITRSAISLYKSGQRVMDEDTCLKVAVALKLDTPMSVLMAAGMDRSRKAGQKSSWGYFSRKMPKAG, encoded by the coding sequence ATGAAAAGCGTGAAATATCTGGAGCAAGTGCAGCACAAGTATGAGTTAAAAAACGATGCCGCTTTGGCGGAGAAATTGAAGATCACCCGCAGCGCAATCAGCCTCTATAAAAGTGGCCAGCGCGTGATGGACGAAGACACCTGCCTCAAGGTAGCGGTAGCACTGAAACTGGATACCCCGATGTCCGTATTAATGGCGGCGGGGATGGACAGATCCAGGAAAGCAGGGCAGAAGTCATCGTGGGGATACTTCTCGCGCAAGATGCCCAAAGCAGGTTAA
- a CDS encoding efflux RND transporter periplasmic adaptor subunit, translated as MKINLNKKQSMTIAAIIAIGILLGGLILLSGKPGSSAGESHGHADSHGDGEHHAENKSAAKDHSDDHKHADGEHHAEEGKKADAGKEAAENKILLSDAQIKAAGVSLQVADAAHIKTALVLPGEIQFNEDRTAHVVPRLAGVVQSVPANLGQQVKKGQVLAVIASTGLSEQRSELFAAQKRLTLAKLTYEREKKLWQEKISAEQDYLQAQQVLHETEIAVQNARQKLSALGADAGAAGAFNRYEIRAPFDGIVVEKHISLGEAVKEDANIFTLSDLSTVWADIAVPAKDLNAVRVGEKVTVKASAFDSTATGTVAYVGSLLGVQTRTANARVTLANPQGTWRPGLFVNVEIVSNEVEVPVAVAADAIQTINDKPVIFVKVADGFIAQEVSTGRTDGKRVEIVKGLKAGSEYAAGGSFVIKSELGKASAEHTH; from the coding sequence ATGAAAATCAACCTGAACAAAAAACAAAGCATGACCATCGCAGCCATCATTGCCATTGGCATCTTGTTGGGCGGCCTGATCCTCCTGTCCGGAAAACCCGGCAGCAGCGCCGGCGAGAGCCACGGCCACGCCGACAGCCATGGTGATGGTGAACATCATGCGGAGAATAAGTCCGCAGCGAAGGATCATAGCGATGATCATAAGCATGCAGATGGTGAACATCATGCCGAAGAAGGCAAGAAAGCCGACGCGGGCAAGGAAGCAGCGGAAAACAAAATCCTCTTGAGCGATGCACAAATCAAGGCGGCCGGTGTGAGCCTGCAAGTCGCCGATGCCGCGCATATCAAGACTGCGCTGGTCCTGCCGGGTGAAATCCAGTTCAATGAAGATCGCACCGCACACGTGGTGCCGCGCCTGGCCGGCGTCGTGCAAAGCGTACCGGCCAACCTCGGGCAGCAAGTCAAGAAAGGGCAGGTATTGGCGGTGATCGCCAGTACCGGTTTGTCCGAGCAGCGTAGTGAACTATTCGCGGCGCAAAAGCGCCTGACGCTGGCCAAGCTCACTTACGAGCGTGAAAAGAAACTGTGGCAAGAGAAAATCTCGGCCGAACAGGATTACCTGCAGGCACAGCAAGTGCTGCATGAAACCGAAATCGCCGTGCAGAATGCACGCCAAAAGTTATCTGCACTCGGTGCTGACGCCGGTGCTGCCGGTGCGTTCAACCGTTACGAGATACGTGCTCCCTTTGATGGCATCGTGGTGGAAAAGCACATCTCGCTGGGTGAGGCGGTGAAGGAAGATGCGAATATCTTCACGCTCTCTGACCTGTCCACTGTATGGGCGGATATTGCAGTCCCGGCCAAGGATTTGAATGCAGTACGCGTCGGCGAAAAAGTAACGGTAAAAGCCAGCGCATTCGATTCAACTGCGACCGGTACCGTGGCTTATGTCGGTTCCTTGCTCGGTGTGCAGACCCGTACCGCGAATGCGCGTGTAACCCTGGCCAATCCGCAAGGTACCTGGCGTCCGGGCTTGTTCGTGAATGTGGAAATCGTTTCGAATGAAGTGGAAGTTCCGGTTGCGGTTGCGGCCGATGCGATACAAACCATCAACGACAAGCCGGTGATATTCGTCAAGGTCGCGGATGGCTTTATCGCACAGGAAGTCAGCACCGGTCGCACTGATGGCAAACGGGTGGAAATCGTCAAGGGACTGAAGGCGGGCAGCGAATACGCGGCCGGTGGCAGCTTCGTCATCAAATCGGAGCTGGGTAAAGCCAGTGCCGAGCACACGCATTGA
- a CDS encoding DUF2523 family protein — MGLFFTAILAKVVAFATWCGALAVAVFAALWFLGTDLGCWFFEQFLKLIQGILDALPGVDGFALFNPAQYVGGLPADVVNMVGLIRVGEALAIILAAILIKLTLQIIPFTRLGS, encoded by the coding sequence ATGGGCTTATTTTTTACTGCAATTCTTGCCAAGGTGGTCGCCTTCGCAACGTGGTGTGGTGCACTCGCTGTGGCTGTATTCGCGGCGCTGTGGTTCCTTGGTACTGATCTGGGTTGCTGGTTCTTTGAACAGTTCCTCAAATTGATTCAAGGCATTCTGGATGCGTTGCCAGGTGTGGATGGCTTTGCATTGTTCAATCCTGCTCAGTATGTCGGCGGTTTGCCTGCTGACGTGGTGAACATGGTTGGCCTGATCAGGGTAGGGGAGGCGCTGGCAATCATTCTCGCGGCCATTCTTATTAAGCTGACGTTGCAGATCATTCCTTTTACCCGCCTGGGTAGCTAG
- a CDS encoding membrane protein, with product MAEIFAAVDFSTVAAFVAGLGVAVIGISMAFKGIDLGKRGVKKA from the coding sequence ATGGCTGAAATTTTTGCAGCAGTTGATTTTTCTACTGTCGCCGCCTTCGTAGCGGGTCTCGGTGTCGCTGTCATTGGTATTTCGATGGCCTTTAAGGGTATTGACCTGGGCAAACGCGGCGTTAAAAAGGCGTAA
- a CDS encoding zonular occludens toxin domain-containing protein, protein MINLLLGAPGGGKSYEAVAFHVIPALSEGRRVITNLPLLLDAFPPEWRALLDIRRRTMKPRPVIDEVKAAFMFKRFGTTPGEQSFNANPFANVEDYGREEYDEETDLTRWTDPWRHPVTGEGPLYVIDECHKALPARGTPIAVEEWFAEHRHGRADVLLMTQSHGKMNRAIKELVQLCYRVRKAVHLGFEDRYIRKVLDGVGGTEMNETTRHYDPAFFKYYRSHTQSTTAGREAAAKDIVPIWKHWTFKGAALMFLIFIVIVSTTDMNILKMKTKVADKPRSKPAPIAQSSPAKPPATKVEAPPPAEPLVAESKPDKSHPLLGLGLHISGYLKSASHSMYLFAVSQNGQAVYTLNEDELVRSGYAVRSMNDCIAEVSFEAVKFYVTCDAPRVSVNPGSNMPGKAS, encoded by the coding sequence ATGATTAATCTTTTGCTTGGTGCGCCAGGTGGCGGTAAGTCATATGAAGCGGTGGCTTTTCACGTGATACCCGCGCTCAGTGAAGGCCGGAGGGTTATTACCAATTTGCCTTTGCTGTTGGATGCATTTCCTCCTGAATGGCGCGCACTGTTGGATATTCGTCGTCGCACCATGAAGCCGCGTCCGGTTATCGATGAGGTCAAAGCGGCTTTCATGTTTAAGCGTTTTGGCACTACGCCAGGTGAACAGTCATTTAATGCAAATCCATTCGCTAATGTTGAGGATTACGGCCGCGAAGAGTACGACGAAGAAACTGACCTGACACGCTGGACTGACCCTTGGCGGCATCCCGTTACCGGTGAAGGTCCTTTGTATGTAATCGACGAATGTCATAAAGCGCTGCCTGCCCGAGGTACGCCAATTGCAGTCGAAGAGTGGTTTGCTGAACATCGCCATGGCCGTGCTGATGTGCTGTTGATGACGCAGAGCCACGGCAAAATGAATCGAGCAATTAAAGAGCTTGTACAGCTGTGCTATCGCGTTCGTAAGGCTGTTCACCTTGGCTTTGAGGATCGCTACATCCGTAAGGTTCTCGACGGTGTTGGCGGTACTGAAATGAACGAAACTACTCGCCATTACGACCCCGCATTCTTCAAGTACTACCGATCGCATACGCAGTCCACTACCGCTGGCCGAGAAGCTGCTGCTAAAGACATCGTACCTATCTGGAAGCATTGGACGTTCAAAGGTGCGGCGCTCATGTTTTTGATCTTTATTGTGATTGTGTCCACTACGGATATGAACATCTTGAAGATGAAAACAAAGGTCGCGGATAAACCTAGATCTAAACCCGCGCCTATTGCACAAAGTTCCCCGGCCAAACCGCCAGCAACTAAGGTTGAAGCGCCACCTCCTGCGGAGCCGCTTGTCGCAGAATCCAAGCCGGATAAGTCGCATCCGCTTCTCGGCCTAGGCTTGCATATCTCCGGGTATCTCAAAAGCGCGTCGCACTCGATGTACTTGTTTGCAGTGTCGCAAAACGGCCAGGCGGTCTACACGCTTAACGAGGATGAACTGGTGCGTTCCGGTTATGCCGTGCGAAGCATGAATGACTGCATCGCTGAGGTCAGTTTTGAGGCTGTGAAGTTTTACGTCACCTGTGACGCGCCTCGTGTCAGTGTTAATCCCGGCAGCAATATGCCAGGCAAGGCTTCTTAG
- a CDS encoding SEC-C metal-binding domain-containing protein: MKPSRNDPCPCGSGNKYKKCCGKVIQIAPVRPVPASSERRECGDCTACCDGWLKSTIYGHEMRPGVRCHFVKDGGCTIYETRPESPCRQFICGWVDEGSPFPDSFKPTKLGVIIVQTTWRGQPAYRLAYGGRDLTKAELEWMMKFSQQTNRPFFYEQHGQTLGYGPAAFLEDMQMKMRRGIPLFESHAAAR, from the coding sequence GTGAAACCGAGCAGAAACGATCCTTGCCCTTGTGGCAGCGGCAATAAATACAAGAAATGCTGCGGCAAGGTGATACAGATAGCACCCGTGCGCCCCGTACCGGCCAGCAGCGAACGTCGCGAATGCGGCGATTGCACCGCATGCTGCGACGGTTGGCTGAAGTCGACCATCTACGGCCATGAAATGCGTCCAGGAGTGCGTTGCCACTTCGTGAAGGATGGCGGTTGCACCATTTATGAAACACGGCCGGAATCGCCGTGCCGCCAGTTTATTTGTGGCTGGGTGGATGAGGGTAGTCCATTCCCGGATTCGTTCAAGCCGACCAAGCTGGGCGTCATCATCGTCCAGACAACCTGGCGTGGCCAGCCTGCATACCGCCTCGCATATGGTGGTCGCGACCTGACGAAAGCGGAACTGGAATGGATGATGAAGTTCAGCCAGCAAACCAATCGCCCATTCTTCTATGAACAACACGGACAGACCCTGGGCTATGGCCCGGCTGCCTTCCTCGAAGATATGCAAATGAAGATGCGGCGCGGCATCCCGCTGTTTGAATCGCACGCAGCGGCGCGCTAA